One Lepus europaeus isolate LE1 chromosome 7, mLepTim1.pri, whole genome shotgun sequence DNA segment encodes these proteins:
- the HYLS1 gene encoding centriolar and ciliogenesis-associated protein HYLS1 encodes MAEKRWPYSVGEAMKELMGPDGQTWANMDPEERTLAAATALTYMCARQGEGDVRREAQSTQYDPYSKASVTPGKRATLPVQLQYPHVESNITSETGSEASQRLRKPVMKRKVLRRKPDGEVLVTDESIVSESESGTESDLYLCDLRQRLMNLQFQEDRESPVDISHKFNLPHEYQGNSQDQIMCYLQREGMGPPAYEQDLIVASRPKSFILPKLDQLSRNRGKIDRVARYFEYKRDWDSMRLPGEDQRKELRWGVREQMLYRAEPQSKPQHIYVPNNYLVPTEKKRSALRWGIRCDLANGVMPRKLPFPLSPS; translated from the exons ATGGCAGAAAAAAG ATGGCCATACAGTGTAGGGGAAGCAATGAAGGAACTCATGGGACCTGATGGACAAACATGGGCCAATATGGATCCAGAAGAACGAACTTTAGCAGCTGCTACAGCTTTAACTTATATGTGTGCAAGACAAGGTGAGGGAGATGTCAGGAGAGAAGCCCAATCTACTCAGTATGATCCCTACAGCAAAGCCTCAGTAACCCCAGGGAAGCGAGCTACCCTTCCTGTGCAACTGCAGTACCCCCATGTAGAAAGTAATATCACTTCAGAAACAGGCTCGGAAGCCTCCCAAAGACTAAGAAAGCCAGTAATGAAGAGAAAAGTACTACGGAGAAAGCCAGATGGGGAAGTATTAGTGACAGATGAGTCGATTGTCAGTGAATCAGAATCTGGTACAGAGAGTGATCTGTACCTCTGCGACTTAAGACAAAGGCTGATGAATCtgcagttccaagaagacagggAATCCCCAGTTGATATTTCACATAAATTTAATCTACCACATGAATACCAAGGAAATTCTCAAGATCAGATCATGTGCTATCTACAAAGAGAAGGAATGGGCCCTCCAGCTTATGAACAAGACCTGATTGTGGCCAGCAGACCCAAGTCCTTTATTCTCCCCAAACTGGACCAGTTAAGCCGAAACCGGGGCAAGATAGACCGTGTAGCCCGATATTTTGAGTACAAACGCGACTGGGACTCAATGCGATTACCTGGTGAAGATCAAAGGAAGGAATTACGCTGGGGGGTCCGAGAGCAGATGCTTTATAGAGCAGAGCCCCAGTCCAAGCCTCAGCACATATATGTGCCAAACAATTATCTAGTACCAACTGAGAAGAAAAGATCTGCCCTCCGTTGGGGTATTCGTTGTGACCTTGCAAATGGTGTCATGCCCAGGAAGcttccctttcctctttctccttcataA
- the PUS3 gene encoding tRNA pseudouridine(38/39) synthase, which yields MAENDTDRNQTEKLLKRIQELEQEVQRLKKEQSNHKDSNIRENASGTGKAKRTFDFSAHGRRHVALRIAYLGWGYQGFASQENTTNTIEEKLFDALTKTRLVESRQTSNYHRCGRTDKGVSAFGQVISLDLRSQFPMAKDSESCNSKDEANDVAKEIRYTHILNRVLPPDIRILAWAPVDPGFSARFSCLERTYHYFFPRADLDIVTMNCAAQKYVGTHDFRNLCKMDVANGVINFQRTILSAKVQLVGQSLGEERWQEHFQLCQFEVTGQAFLYHQVRCMMAILFLIGQGMEKPDIIDELLNVEKNPQKPQYSMAVEFPLVLYDCKFENIKWIYDQEVQQFNVTHLQQLWANHAVKTHVLYSMLQGLDSVAVPCGTGPKTDGVIEWRNVKPPVIKHTSAFVEGVKMRTYKPLMDRPKCQGLESRIQHFVRRGRIEHPHLLHKKEAKGKRDCNDTHEEEKTVLENPTKRVCVDTEIKSII from the exons ATGGCTGAAAATGACACAGACAGAAACCAGACTGAGAAACTCCTAAAAAGAATACAAGAACTGGAACAGGAGGTACAAAGACTTAAAAAGGAACAGAGCAACCATAAGGACTCAAACATTAGAGAAAATGCCTCAGGAACTGGAAAAGCTAAGCGTACATTTGATTTCAGTGCTCATGGCCGAAGACATGTAGCCCTAAGGATAGCCTATCTGGGCTGGGGATACCAGGGCTTTGCTAGTCAGGAAAACACAACCAATACCATTGAAGAGAAACTGTTTGATGCACTAACCAAGACTCGACTAGTAGAAAGCAGACAGACGTCCAACTATCACCGGTGTGGACGAACAGACAAAGGAGTTAGTGCTTTTGGACAG GTAATTTCTCTTGACCTTCGTTCTCAGTTTCCAATGGCCAAAGATTCAGAAAGTTGTAATTCAAAAGATGAAGCTAATGATGTTGCTAAAGAGATCCGTTATACCCACATCCTCAATCGGGTGCTCCCTCCAGACATCCGTATACTGGCCTGGGCCCCAGTAGATCCTGGTTTCAGTGCTAGGTTCAGCTGTCTTGAGCGAACTTACCACTATTTTTTCCCTCGTGCTGATTTAGATATTGTGACCATGAATTGTGCAGCCCAGAAGTATGTTGGCACCCATGATTTCAGGAACTTGTGTAAAATGGATGTAGCTAATGGAGTTATTAATTTTCAGAGAACTATTTTGTCTGCTAAAGTACAGTTAGTGGGCCAGAGCCTGGGTGAGGAGAGATGGCAAGAACATTTCCAGTTATGTCAATTTGAAGTGACGGGCCAGGCATTCCTTTATCATCAAGTGCGCTGTATGATGGCTATCCTCTTTCTGATTGGCCAAGGAATGGAGAAACCAGACATAATTGATGAGCTGCTGAATGTAGAGAAGAACCCCCAGAAACCTCAATATAG TATGGCTGTAGAATTTCCTCTTGTCTTATATGATTGTAAGTTTGAAAATATCAAGTGGATCTATGACCAGGAGGTTCAACAATTCAATGTCACCCACCTACAGCAACTATGGGCCAATCATGCTGTCAAAACTCATGTGTTGTACAGCATGTTGCAAGGACTGGACTCTGTTGCAGTACCTTGTGGGACAGGGCCGAAGACAGATGGAGTGATAGAGTGGAGAAATGTGAAGCCCCCAGTCATAAAGCACACCAGCGCCTTTGTAGAAGGAGTGAAAATGCGCACATATAAACCACTAATGGATCGTCCTAAATGCCAAGGATTGGAGTCCCGGATCCAGCATTTTGTACGTAGGGGACGCATTGAACACCCACACTTACTCCACAAGAAAGAAGCAAAAGGCAAAAGGGACTGTAATGACACACATGAAGAAGAGAAAACTGTTTTGGAGAATCCAACAAAGAGGGTCTGTGTTGATACAGAAATTAAAAGCATCATTTAA
- the LOC133764775 gene encoding non-histone chromosomal protein HMG-14-like produces the protein MPKRRVSSAETAAKEEPKRRSARLSAKPAPAKVEAKPKKAAGKDRSSDKKVPAKGKRGAKGKQAEVAHQEAKDDLPAENGETKNEESPASDEAEEKGAKSD, from the coding sequence ATGCCCAAGAGGAGGGTCAGCTCTGCCGAGACGGCGGCCAAGGAGGAGCCCAAGAGGAGGTCGGCGCGCTTGTCTGCGAAGCCGGCCCCCGCGAAGGTGGAAGCGAAGCCCAAGAAGGCCGCCGGGAAGGATAGGTCATCAGACAAGAAAGTGCCAGcaaaggggaagagaggagcaAAGGGAAAACAGGCCGAGGTGGCTCACCAAGAAGCTAAAGACGACTTGCCTGCAGAAAACGGAGAAACGAAAAACGAGGAGAGTCCAGCCTCTGATGAAGCCGAAGAGAAAGGAGCCAAGTCCGATTAA